CAAATGCAATGTGTGCCCAAAAAGCGTGGGCACGAGCCCTCTGATTGCTCAAAGGCAGAAGTCTGAGCAAAGTGAAAAATTGCAGGTTAAACCCCTTTTAACGAGGACTGTGCCCTAAGATGTATAGATGTGGGTTTGCAGGACTACAAGTGATGCAGAAGCACAGAAAGCCAAGGATGTGTGCTTCTAAACATGATGGCACTGGGGACTGCTCCCAGCTGAGAAattttacacaaaatatttgtattttaaacaaataatgtttattttacacAAACAACGTGAAACCGCCGGGAAAACACACAAGAATTCTCAAGGTATCTCTGTTGAGCAGGTACATCTTCTGATTGAGTTAAATTGGTCACAGTTCTGGAAAAGCACAAAGGTCTTTGCTCCACTTCATTGTATTTCAGAATTTATCACCCATCTTGTAGGGAGGAAAAAGATTTATAACTCAGCTCTGAGTTACAGCCAGTCAACGAGGCTGCCCAGGCCCTGAACTGTGGGTGTTCAGGGTAAGGCTGTTCAGCAAGGCCTAAATTCAGGCCCTGAGTGCTTTTATAAGGGACTGTAAATCACCTCAGCTTTTATACACTGTGGCAACATGTGAGCAGAGGAATGTGGCTGGTCTGTGCTAGTCCCAGCAAAGGTCCCAGACGAGGCCAGCAGATTGCACAGCAGACATTGAGCCTTGCAGTAAAACACTCAGACTTGTATCTGCCCTGTGTGAACGTGACCAGGGCAAAGGGGTGGGAAACCAGCACGGAGGTGCCACAGGAGCAAGATTCCCAAGGGCAGCTCGAGCACCCGATGGGAAGAGCATTGCTCAGCAGTAAGCAAACTGTAACACACAGGGCAGACAAAACATCTGGCAGCTGCTTCAAATAGTTTTCTGTCTGAAGGGCAGACAAGCCTGCAATAGTTTCGAATCAAAACATGTGCAAAGGCAGGATCAGTGCTCCAGTGTGTTTTGTGCAAGCACTGAATGAGTTTTGTTCCCCCTCAGCACTGTTTTGTAAGCCAAGAAAGGCTGTGCTTTGGGttaggtttttaattttaataaacttATACTAAATAAATCACTATGTATTTCCTTCTCCAGTCAAACACAACTTAGTCTTTGGCATAAGATCAACAGCATTAGCTCTGCATAGGAAGCACGTGGAGAGAAGAGGGGCAGTGTGCTAGgaaatgtttttcataattGTCTTACCTTATGCAGGAGAGAAGGTGTGACTGCCAAGATAAGTTCTTAAAAGCGTGACGCACATCCTTTTGAGTTCACACAtctcaggcacagggaaagggaaaactgcCTTGGTTCTGGCAGAGGACTTGACAGGTACAGACTGGCAGCTGGGCTCCAACAGGGAACTTGGCTGAgctcagaaataatttctcagttCTGCAGATAAAGGAGAGAATTGGCAACCATCCTCCCCCCCTCCAAGTTTTTCTGTCCTGACATTGTCATAGCTTTGGTGAAGATCCACAGTAGGAATATTGGCTGGCACAGATGTGGGCAGGAGTGTAACCTGCATCCAGTACAGGCTTCTCTTTGGGAAAGGAGTGACAACAACACTGCTGAAGCAGCACGACCTGCTTCCTTACCGACTCCTCTACTGAACACTTCCCCTCTTGCACACTTTTTCAGACTCAAATCACTGTCACCAATGCCTCGACTTccaggaagaaacaaaagctaCTCCCCTGCTTGTCTAGAATGCCAGGGTTCTCTGCAGAATCGTCACAGCACTGCTATAGCACAGGCAAGGCAAGAGCAGGCAAAGTGTCAAGGCCAGAAGCCTCCTATAAAATGTAGGAATGGTTCCATGTGCGTAAACATGAtgactcagcagcagcaggaggatgaGATGCTGGCCAGTGGAACAGGGCTGGTTTTCAAGGCAGTCCTGATACAAGCAGGGCTTGCAGTTTTTACTGCTACTCAAAAAGGCAGAGATCTTCCTGCCACAGTGCCAGTGCTTGGATACAGGCACTAATAGCAGGGGAGCAGAGAGCCACTGATTTATTGGGACTTGCTAATCTGTGATATCATTTGTTGATTCCATCAGGTCCAATCCCCATCCCATGACTTCCTCCACTGTTGCCATAGCACTGTACATAAACACTGCAGactcccagccctgagcaggtcatttgtttcaaatattCCATGCAGCTGGAACACAAGCCTGTTTGGGTGTCTGGAGCTGAGCATGAActaatttctcagttttctgcaCCCGCCCCACCTTCTGCACCCTCCCAGGCTGTTGCTGTCCCAGAACCCCTCCTGCCACATTCCCAGTGACACACAGGCAGCCTTCCACTGCAACGTAAAGGGAAAGCCAGCCTTGGTCAGAAACAGGCAGAAAATAAGTGTTTCACTGAAGTCCTCCACTACCTGCAGCACCCAGAAGTGGTGATTATTGAATACACTGGATATTTAGGCTTTGGATCTACAGTTACCTTAGTCATGTGGTTGTCCCACATGCAAGAcatccaaaatttaaaaaaaatcttgcccTGACTGGAGACAAGAGGAGAGAAACTACCTGCCTTTTTTTAAgttctctccctgcagcaccatTATTGGGCAGTTCATAAGCTTCAGTTGAACCTCACCGgttgcagtgtgtgtgtgtgtgaactgATTAAATGGTTTGGTTTCCACACAGAAGTTGGTAGCTGCAGGGAAGACAGAAAAGTGTGTGAACAGGAGGGGGACTTTTCATCATCACTGAGAAAACTACCATGTCATCACACTTTCAGTCACTTTGGGGCAGCTTAACCTCCCTGCTGACACAATTTGAGAGCATCTCTGTATTGCACAGGCTGGAGGTGGAAGAGACCGAAGGCACAACCTTCAGCAAGCAAACAGGTTGTATTccacaaacaaaataatccaTCTCTCCTCACGGCCCAGGAGTGAAGTCTCTTATGCAAACAGATCccaaaaatacatgaaaacagAGCAACTTATAGCAGTGGGTAGGGAGTGACTGAAAACCAATACTAAGTAACACGAGCTAAATCAAGTTCATGACCTGAGGAAGTTTCCCAGAACACACTGAAATCAATCAGCCATTTTTCAAGCACACAGGAATGACTCCCAACACTCAGCTTAACCTTCCACAGCACCTTCTGTAATTAACTGTGCTGTTCTTCTGGCCAGGGATCCCTCTAGCCCtcaccattttattttgttgtcttctatccaccacctccctaaaaaaaaatgtcaggtatcaacataaaataaaagtcaGGGATTTACTTATAaacttcttttctgaaagaagaaaagtcatTTGCTGTAATGTAGGAGGGAAACTCTTGAATCTATTTTATATTGAATAGAAAAAGGAGTATGGTGTAATAAATCAGCTGTAAACTAAGTTAAAGCAGGAAACCAAGGCTGCTGTCTCATCACAGACTTTAATAAACTCCATTTTTTAGGCAATAGTGGCAACTGCCCAAAAATCTCAGGCTACCACACCTTACCATCCTCTACCAATGCACCTTGCCCTCCATCTGTACACACCTTTCAGATGCCAGctttaaattgttattcttcTAAGCAGAGATAAGGCCACAACAGCCCTTGCTTTGCCTGCCTGGGCAGGATTCCTGGGAATAAGCTCACTGTTCATGTAGAAACCAAGCATAAAGAAATCTGATCATTTCATGCAAAGAAAAACCATCACCAAGTAATATTTAATAAAGTTTATTAGGTTACTGAGTATTATCTACAGTCATAAAATAGTCAGAATTTAAAACTGTACAAAGTAATGTCCTGGTGAAGTGAGAAGAGAGGGAAACGTGGGAGCACAAAGAGCATTAGAAGTAGGGAGAACACAGCTACTTCCCTGGAGTTCTGGAAGACACTGGTTCAAGTTGAAGGCAACCAAGTAGGGCTCCACACACACTGAATTTTCTTGTGTCCCACCCTGCAACAGAAACTAGTACAAACCCCTacactgaaaaaacaaaatcatataatattagaataaaaaagGGGCACATCACACCCCACCCAGTCTTGGCACCaattctgtgctttaaaaaatatactatgcaagtagtttattttaaaaaaggtacCCTACAGCAGCTGTTTAAAACATGTTCTTATACATACaccacaaatatatatattaacatTTTCAACAACTAAACTCATTTGTACCTACACAGAACTGAAGGAATAACTcaagagcaaaaaaaaccaaccacacaaacattttttcaagACAAAGAAATGTGCAAAATAACCCCAGAAAGGCAGCATAGTAACCTGTGGAGAGGTCaagagagcagctcctgctaGTAAAGGAGTGTCATCCTCTTTACTCGGCTACTGAGGTGAGAATCTATTTGGGATGTGCTGATTTTGCCTGAATTGCTTGTCCTGTTTATTGCAGTTCTCTCCTGCCCCCCAGCTCTGGAGAGGTTTAGTTTCTTCTTGCTGTGCCTGAAGATCACCCCGCTGGCCTCTGCCAAGGTCTCACAAGTGACATTCTGCAGCAATCACCTCCTGGATTTGTCATCTGCTGACAGTACTTCTGCAGCCCATACTGGTACCACCTTCTCTGGGACAACTTCCCACCCCCAAGCAAGAAACAGGGAGAACTATTCCTGCTGCATAGTTAAATGGAGATTATGCTAATGGTCTATGACAGAAGGAAGCATGGTTTGGATGAATATAAGCAGCTTGTCCAAGAAGAAAATTCCCTGGCAGAGCCATCAGAGAAACACATCAATATGTTCCTCTAAAGCCCTACCACGGAACAGATTAGAAAACAGACCCAAGGTGACAGGGCCTGTAGCTGTGTAACAACTCTCAGCTCATAAAGCTGGTCTCCATCTTCTGCCCCCTGTTGCAGAAGCttgtcccttccctgtccccacatCAGCAAGTATCCCCGATCCTGCAGTTTCACGTTGGGAAGAAGGCAGGTGAAGACACCTGACTGCTCAGTCAACTGAGTCAAACCCTCTaagaagaggcagagaagagaacagagcaggagaaagcaaCGGTGACAAACAAGAACATGGGATTCGTGACCTGTGAAACAGCACCAGAACATGGTGAGAAGTTCCAGCAGAGATACAGACATCAGCAACACAACCTCCTCCTCCAAATAACAAGTGTCCTGGTGGAAGGGTTTTAGTTTTGGTGTTTCAGGGCTTGGGGTTGTactttttttagtttgttttttttgtttgtttctttttaaaaactcagcaATTAATTCCTCTTGGTATTCCAGACTCTTTCCAACTCTGCTGGACATCTCATGCCTTTCCATTCTTAGGACCCAGTCTTAACCTTTCCTAAtgccttccctttccccagATTATGTTCTTCCCTTTAGCTGGTACAGACAAATCATTCACTCCTAGGCCCTTGTGCCCAAAGGACAAAGCACAGCTTTTCTCAGGAGAAGCAGGGAAGCACAGAGCTTCTGTGAGTGTCCCTTCTTGTAAGTGTGCTGGGGAAGTGACTTCCAGAGAACAAAACACTCAGTTGTGAAACAAGGATTACTTGGGAGCTTGCCAACAAGGGCACATGGAGGCTTAAGCAGTGGCAGGAATACTTTGGCCAAGGAGTCCCAACAGTAGCGATGACACGAGGGTGGAGAGCCCGTTGCTCAGTGGGTCAGCTCTGAGTGTTGCCTTGGTTCCAGCTCTCTGTCCTCAGACACGAAGGTCATTGGTAGAGCAGGTAACTCTTGAGGGAGGCTGGCAGGGGCAGTGTGGGGATCTCAGTCAGTCTCTCCTTGCCCAGAGCCAGCCTCACAGCTCGCCGACACAAGTCCATCAAAGGCAGTGGTTCAGCTGGCGAAAGAGAAGCCGAGACATTAACACCTCAGCACACAAGACACACGTTCATTTTGCTAGTTCTAAAAATCCCCCAGAAGAGACTGAGCAAGAAGGGTGAACGCCTGGCATGTCTGCAGGACCTAAACCCTTCAACATCTTCAACTCAAATACAACAGCAGAGCACGATGTTTGTGTACGTTATTTAAGCCATACACGtgtgaacaaaaaaataccagaatCCTCAAATGGAAGTTACCCCTCTGCAATACCATTCAAGACAGAACACATCTTCCAGCTTGTGCCTTTTACTGCAGTATCCAAAAACTTTTGTAAGAGTCACTGAAGGAAAAGACTGCAGCAGTCTGAGAGCATCACGTGGTCTGGGCACCCAGAAAGTGCCACGATTTGTCTCATATAGAGGATAACAGCTGTCAACCCCCTGCATTTATATTACATAGTTCCCGTGAAAAACAAAGCCATCTGTCAAAGCTTCATGTCACCACTTGTATTGTGACATTTTCCACTGGAGGATTCCCTCCTCTGTCACAAACCTGGGAAGGATAAAAGCCTTTGGCTATCTTTTTTTGCATCCTGTACTTAAAACACCACACAAGATAATACTAGTTTTTCAGGAATGGCATATGGGGCCCTTTGCTGTTGAGGACTCATTCACAACTTAGAGGGGACTAAGGTCAAAGCCAGAGTTAACAAACACATCACAGCTGCACAGAGGGGAAGATACACATTAGTTactcacagctcctgctgctgagtCTGTCAAAGCTCACCTTTACACAACAGGCTGCTCAAGCCTAAGGGGTTTCTCCTCCCCCCAAGAGACAATACAAAAGACATCCCAAAGCAGAGAACTGCATGTCCTTCTTAACAGCCTGggggctctgcctgcacccTTAGAAAGCTTCCTTTACAGATCTCTTGGGCTGAACACAGACATGGAATGAGTTTGGCTGAGAAGCTGCAGTTTTCAGGAGCTTTGACAGATACCAACAGCTCCAGCTTCTACTACTACCTGCAAAATTAATCTCACTGTTCATACAGCTTTTGAAACAgatgagagacagagaaagcTTACTTTCTCTGAGCACGATCatgttactgcattttttttttaccagaattCATTCCATCAATAAGCTGGTTACAAGTACCTTCCTTCCAGGTTCAAAGGTAACACTGAAAATCTCAAACAGAAAGGTGTTGTCAGTAGCCTCTGATCAGGTCACTCCTGattttactttggaaaaaattaacaGCCACACTGCTCCAAGCAGAAAACACTTCCAatgagaagggggaaaagtaACTTTTACCCAACTTTTGGCAAAAAAGTCTGTGAGAAGGAGAGTTTGTTAGCTGTGGAGAGACTTGGTAACAAAGTCAGGAAACACAGGCTTGAATTGGTCTGTCTCCTCCTCATGTTCACAGTCAGAGCTGAACCAATGCTCTgtttcccctcttttccttccctgctgtggaTCACAAGCTATTACCTCCTTCCAGGGGAAGCTGCAGtgaaatgtggggtttttttccaagcagttcTGTGTTAGTTATTCCTGAGGAATCATGCCTCTGTATGCATACCTCtcctgcactggcagctggGTGGGGAGCACACAGATGTATCAGGGCAGTGCTGTTGCTTCCCAAGCCCCACATTCACCACACGTGTTCTGTGTCACAGGGAAGGTCTGGCTGCAAGCCCTGCTCCTGTCTGCTCATGACCCAGTTCAGGATCCATGCTGCCTCTTCCACAGGGACAGGTCCCTGCAGCCAGACTGCacctctctgctctggctgtgaCACTGCCAGGGAGGCCTATTCCTGGCAGCACTCCTTTGGCACTTCCCAATGTAGCTTATTCTTAAACCACTGGGGTACAAACACACTGCATTCAAAGCCTGTCCCAATTCTGCCCGCTCTGTGTGGAGATAGCTGGGACAGAGGCATTGTCTAGCCAGCATCCCAAGGGACAAGGGGCCTGACCTTCAAAGCCTATAGACATTAACATAACAAATACATTGCAGTTTAACGGTCTTAAAAGGAGAGGATCTTCCACAGAGACTAAGAACTTTATCCTCGTCTAGTTTGCCGCTGATAACCCAGTCTGACAGGAGACCAAAAGAGAAAGCACACACATATCCGACCTCCTTCCATTCACAGGCACTACAATCACTGGACAGTGTTGCTATTGAATGCTCAGAAGTGGTTAGAGCCAGACACCTTCTTTCTATCTGTGCCAAAATAGCATCCCGTCATTCCTGGCCCTGTGCCCACAATTCACTCCTATGCCGAGAGCACATTACAACCAAATCCAATCCTGGAGGTGGCCATTTCCTTGCTaagtgcagctctgctccagcaatTCCACAGACTTGCTGGCTTTGAGGGGAGCTGCAGGTTTTGCCTTTGATCCTTCAGCAAAACCTggttcctggagctgctgccattcTGTAAACTGTTGGGGCAGAAGGGTCTGGGCTTCTTTCTTCGGGTAAGAAAATGCTCTGCCAAGAGCTCTCTACTTGGTCTTGCTGAGATGAAATGTACTTCTCAAAGCACTTGTGGATTTTGCTGCTATGCCTTTGCAGGGCTTTCCTGGTTATTCTGACAGCTCAGTTTTTTTGGTGCCTGGTGGCAGCTCTGTTGTACCTCATGCCAGGAGTGCCAGGGTTTGTCACCGCTGGCCCAGCATTAGGACACCTCTTAAGCACAAATAAAGAAGCCCAGTATGCTACAGCCTTTGGGCAGACACTGTTCTGGAATGTAGGGGAAAAACTATTCTTCATACCAATTCTGCCAAATTTATTTCACTAACAACATAAATCCAGATTTTAATCCACTTCCTTCACCTCTCTCCTCCACCCTACCCAGAGGACTGAGTCACAGTCTGGCCCCATGGGAACTTCTGACTATGAGAGATAACAGACTTTAGCACATTTGGACAGCCAAATTTATTACTAAGCTTAGCTAGAGATTGATGTGCCTATTAGTAAAAGGCCTGGCATGCAAGCTGGGCTGATTACAATATCCAGCCCCTTGCTACAAATGAGCACACCctgctctgaaagcagcagagaagtgAGCTACTTTTTTGAAAGATGAGACATTCCCATTTTCTTAGCTAGGGACAGATTTTCCCATTCTTGCCTGCAAGGGATTTTAAAAGTCCCTCCATTACCCATTTAAGGAAGGGAACTGTCTCAGACCATTTTCTGTAAAGAGACACCAGGATTACATTGCAAATAATGCAACTGTCAGAAGAACATTTGCTGATGCTTTGGTAGAAACATAGAAAGGTTTGCCATCTCTAGTCAGACAACTGGCATCACTTTCCCCCACCACACTCTCCCACCCAaaccctgcagtgccagggtaCCTGTGCACAGCCCAACTTTTTGTGTGAGCCATTAAGGATTCAGAGCTATATTCAGCAACGCTCCTGCTGACAGGAGCTGAAGGATGAAGGCCCTTCCCAGGCTGCCCCAGTAAGCAGCAGATCTGTGCAGCCAGAACAAACACAGGAGTTATACTCACGGTCGAGTCCGTTCAAGTAGCACATCCGTATCTCACAGTGTCCCCACACCGCGCTCACCACCGGGTACAGCTTCTTCCCTTTGAGTCCTCGGAACGCAACCCCCATGTACTGCCCGTCCACAATGAAGCTCAGTGTCCCATCATCCATGTCCAGGACCACCAGGAAGGAGTCGGGCACAATGAAAGTCTCATCTGGTTCCAGGAAGGCAGGGTAGGTTTTGCTGGGCTGGTTCTTGCCGTCGTGGTAGAGTCTGTTGCGGCCGAGGTCCCAGCCCCACGACTCGTGGTTGTTCCCCACCAGGGTCGTGTACCCCACCGAGTGCAGGGGGGCATCTGCCGTGGCCACCCCGACCACGGCGTGGGTGCCCCGCTGCCGCATGGCCCAGGTGATCTGCCACACGTGCAGCCCCCGGGTGTACCCCACCTTGCCCCTGATGGCGTCTGTGCTCTGGGCCACCGGATGCCGGTGAAATATGAGTTTGTCGTCCTCCTTCACGAACACGTTCAGCGAGCGGTCGTCGTTGTTCCACGAGTGCAACAACTGCACTTCGTAGGACACGGGAGGCATGTCCAGCAGCAAGTCCAGCCGTGTGGGTTTGCTGTAGTCGAGTCCTTGGAGCTCCTGTTTCAACGGCCTGTACACAGGGTCCCTCATATCCACAGTCTTTATCCCACCTGTGACCTTCTGACCCATGGTGTGTCCCGGTTTCGCCTCCTTACAGGCTCACGGGTTCACCTGGCAGCTTCTGCTGTCATTCAGCCCTGCAGGAAAGGTTGCTAGGAGACTTTGTTGAGATGTGCACCACTCAGTATTGCCTAatggatggaaagaaaaacaagagacaAGTTAAACATTAGCACACGCAGCCTTGTATGCCACATTTACAGAGCACACCATTCATCTGTTTATCCCAACAACTTGTCCTGCCTTTCCACCAGCAAGGAAGGATAGCCTGGCAGAGCACACGGCAGCCATTGATACAGGTTTGAGGAGATAACTCTCTTCAACCCCACTGAAGCTTTGCTGAGTACCTTGGAGGCCTGACTGCAAATCCAACACAGCAGACAAAACCTGCAGGGTCCGTCCCTGGGGGACACTCATTCCAGCAGCTACTGGCACTCCTGGTCCCACCGAGTTACTGTAGCCAAGGAGCAGATAAACCTGCTGGATGGTTTGTCTCAAATGAGCAGCTTCGGTTGGggcagcttctcttctccaaagaggaaaaaaatcccccgCTTCAGTCGCAGAGTCCAGGGGGAGGAGCAAGATTCTTCTCACAGTTTAGCAGTTTTCCTTCCAGATTTCAGAGAAACCTCTAAAACGTTTAAGCCAGCTTGGCTAGAGATACTAGCTCACTTTGTGTAcctctcctccagcactgcatCCACTGAACTGTCTCTGCTCTCACTCAGCAACACAAACAACCCTCTGTAAGACAGCTGCCAAACTGGGGGCAGCTATTAGGAGAATTAGAAGTGGGAGGGGAGCAAACGAgctttctaagaaaaaaaagtgttattttaacatttcctgAAGTGAGGCAATCATGCAGCACTCCTGCCAGCTACAGTCACAACACTTACTCACAACCAAGAACCTCATCTGGCATAGAAAACAGAGCATGAATCAGAtctggtttaaaaataagattactGGACACCAGCAGCAAGGCTTCAGCTAGAAGGTGACAGGGAAGGCTCATGTATGCTGAAGGCTCATGTATGTTCAATTCAACAGCTTCCCTACAGGTTTTTACCACTAGTCCAAGGTATGCCATTGGAACAGTGAGCTAAATCTCATAATTCTTAAGTAAGAAGAAACAaggcttttccttcccttccctcctttttgtcaaggatgggagaggaaaaggcctGAGGTTCTTTAAAAGTCACACTCCAATGCACAGGCTGAAGCACAGCTATTTCAAACTGCTCAGGAACCTCAGATGTTTGGCACTGACAGAGAGAAGATGCCATTTAAACAGGGTCCAATCATGTTATCAGCTGCTAAGATAACCAAGACATCCTGCAACTTAAATAAATACCATccccaaaatcaaaacaaatcctGAACTGTGCGAGCCAGCTGGTCAGCAGCTGAAGATAagcaagaaacagcaaaatcagCAGAGGGATGGCAGTCCCTGGATGCCACACAATTTAGTTGTGCCCCACAGCTCATGCTTGGGCCCATGTGTTTCCATGACTCACAGGCACTTCCAGCCCCAGAGGGCACAGGCTGCCTTGCTCTCTGGAAGCCTAAGGAACAGCAAAAGCTCAAAGGAAGGGATGCCAAGAACAAGCCAAACCAGACATTAGCTgagcttccctgggaaaggcACATTAATGCTGACCCAAAGCAATCGTTCCAGTGTAAGTCACTTGCTCAGGCTGGGATAA
This genomic window from Chiroxiphia lanceolata isolate bChiLan1 chromosome 22, bChiLan1.pri, whole genome shotgun sequence contains:
- the SPSB1 gene encoding SPRY domain-containing SOCS box protein 1, with product MGQKVTGGIKTVDMRDPVYRPLKQELQGLDYSKPTRLDLLLDMPPVSYEVQLLHSWNNDDRSLNVFVKEDDKLIFHRHPVAQSTDAIRGKVGYTRGLHVWQITWAMRQRGTHAVVGVATADAPLHSVGYTTLVGNNHESWGWDLGRNRLYHDGKNQPSKTYPAFLEPDETFIVPDSFLVVLDMDDGTLSFIVDGQYMGVAFRGLKGKKLYPVVSAVWGHCEIRMCYLNGLDPEPLPLMDLCRRAVRLALGKERLTEIPTLPLPASLKSYLLYQ